In Deinococcus radiophilus, a single genomic region encodes these proteins:
- a CDS encoding nitroreductase family protein, translating into MQTVSQTLAGHRSIRAFTPATIPQAVIDEVLHEAITGTSSSGNLNSYAVVLTRDPQRRQRLYELHGEQDFILQAPLLMTFCADWYRVREWLRLRGARDNFGHLLGYHVAAFDAMLLSQSVSLAFEARGYGLCYLGTTLNAMPDISAFLELLDTCVPVTTMAVGVPAEDPSKRDRLPLAAYVHDERYQAPTQDELAELYRDREESGWARYMATPALKAKCDEGAITSLAQFYTSPYKYDPDEQRAQSDRLLEFLTEKGFFPGNE; encoded by the coding sequence ATGCAAACTGTGTCACAGACGTTGGCCGGACACCGCTCCATCCGGGCTTTCACGCCCGCCACCATCCCGCAAGCAGTGATTGACGAGGTGCTGCACGAAGCGATTACTGGAACGTCATCCTCCGGCAATCTGAACAGCTACGCCGTGGTGCTGACGCGTGACCCGCAGCGGCGTCAGCGGCTGTACGAACTACACGGGGAACAGGACTTTATTCTGCAAGCGCCACTGCTGATGACCTTTTGCGCCGACTGGTACCGTGTCCGTGAGTGGCTGCGGCTGCGCGGCGCACGCGACAATTTCGGCCACCTGCTGGGCTACCATGTCGCCGCTTTCGATGCCATGCTGCTCTCACAGAGTGTCAGCCTGGCCTTCGAGGCACGGGGGTACGGGCTGTGTTATCTGGGCACCACCCTGAACGCCATGCCCGATATCTCGGCCTTTCTGGAATTGCTGGACACCTGCGTGCCAGTCACGACCATGGCTGTCGGTGTCCCCGCCGAGGACCCAAGCAAGCGGGACCGCCTGCCCCTCGCCGCCTATGTGCATGACGAACGCTATCAGGCCCCCACCCAAGATGAACTGGCCGAGCTGTACCGGGACCGCGAGGAAAGTGGCTGGGCCAGGTACATGGCGACCCCGGCGCTCAAGGCCAAGTGTGACGAGGGCGCAATCACGTCGCTGGCGCAGTTTTATACCAGCCCCTACAAGTACGATCCGGATGAGCAGCGGGCGCAGTCGGACAGACTGCTGGAATTCCTGACCGAGAAGGGCTTTTTCCCAGGGAATGAATGA
- a CDS encoding VOC family protein has product MEQHLGFRRGEEVDGLLTLHTPAELGHTVYVREAGGFWPAAGGTGTLHHVAFRAADADHEQAILKAVTAQGLQASDVREHGYFQSIYFTEPGGSILEVATDGPGFGADEDPAHLGERLVLPPELEHRQGEIEVVMPHISLPDEERRPSRDLGWVHRYVPGTSGRTLLLLHGTGGNELDLLPLGRELDPGAHLLSVRGRSLEEGAPRFFRRFSATRYDQAHLISEADALADFVRDAAQLYGLDAKQVYAVGYSNGANIALATLLQQPRALAGAALLRPVLALEAPPSPDLSGKRVLVLSGERDPYGPYGQGIVPLLQRSSAAVSETRLPAGHELTQTDVNLTREWLTE; this is encoded by the coding sequence TTGGAGCAGCATCTGGGCTTCCGGCGCGGCGAGGAAGTGGACGGCCTGCTGACCTTACACACCCCTGCCGAACTGGGCCACACCGTCTATGTGCGGGAGGCCGGCGGCTTCTGGCCTGCTGCGGGCGGCACGGGTACCCTGCACCATGTGGCCTTTCGCGCCGCCGACGCTGACCACGAGCAAGCCATCTTAAAGGCGGTGACCGCTCAGGGCCTTCAGGCCTCAGACGTGCGTGAACACGGCTATTTTCAGAGTATTTATTTCACCGAACCCGGCGGCAGCATCCTGGAAGTCGCCACCGATGGCCCCGGCTTTGGGGCCGACGAAGACCCCGCACACCTGGGCGAGCGGCTGGTGCTGCCACCCGAACTGGAGCATAGGCAGGGAGAAATTGAGGTTGTTATGCCACACATCAGCTTGCCCGACGAAGAACGCCGCCCCTCCCGTGACTTGGGCTGGGTGCACCGTTACGTGCCCGGTACCTCGGGCCGCACCCTGCTGCTGCTGCACGGCACTGGAGGCAACGAACTGGACCTGCTGCCCCTGGGACGGGAGCTGGACCCAGGCGCGCACCTGCTCAGCGTGCGTGGCCGCTCGCTGGAAGAAGGTGCGCCGCGGTTTTTCCGCCGCTTCTCGGCCACCCGCTATGACCAGGCCCACCTGATTTCCGAAGCGGACGCCCTGGCCGATTTCGTGCGGGACGCGGCCCAGCTGTATGGTCTGGACGCTAAGCAGGTCTACGCGGTGGGCTATTCCAACGGCGCAAACATTGCTCTGGCCACATTGCTGCAGCAGCCCAGGGCCCTGGCCGGTGCGGCGCTGCTGCGCCCGGTGCTGGCCCTGGAAGCTCCCCCCTCCCCCGATCTGAGCGGCAAACGGGTGCTGGTGCTCAGCGGCGAGCGTGACCCTTACGGTCCCTACGGACAGGGCATCGTCCCTCTGTTGCAGCGCAGCAGCGCCGCAGTCAGCGAAACCCGCCTCCCGGCAGGCCATGAGCTGACCCAAACCGATGTGAACCTGACCCGGGAGTGGCTCACCGAGTAG
- a CDS encoding queuosine precursor transporter — protein MKQDFAMPQRSTLLIVLIAVYIGAELVSNVTAGRLVQFGPLVFPGAILLYSLTFTLRDAIHVAGGWTAAKALLWGGLAANALLAGYGLIVNALPTPDFFDDAAYQAVFGSTFRVVFASLLAYLLSTALDALIFERLRHRGVTTQVVASNAVSTTLDTIIFITVAFAGTGAPLLNLMLGQIILKMLISLLLIPLVRWVRTQVPSTPADLTAQP, from the coding sequence TTGAAACAGGACTTTGCCATGCCACAACGCAGCACCTTACTGATTGTCCTCATTGCCGTTTATATCGGAGCGGAGCTGGTGAGCAACGTGACGGCCGGCCGACTGGTGCAGTTTGGCCCTCTGGTTTTCCCAGGCGCAATTCTTCTGTACTCCTTGACGTTCACACTGCGGGATGCCATTCACGTTGCCGGCGGCTGGACTGCCGCCAAGGCACTGTTGTGGGGCGGGCTGGCAGCCAATGCCCTGCTCGCCGGATATGGCCTGATCGTCAATGCTCTGCCCACACCCGATTTCTTCGACGACGCTGCTTATCAGGCGGTCTTCGGGTCGACGTTCCGTGTCGTTTTTGCCAGTCTGCTGGCCTATCTGCTCAGCACCGCGCTGGATGCGCTGATCTTCGAACGACTAAGGCACCGCGGTGTGACGACCCAGGTCGTCGCCTCTAACGCTGTGAGCACCACGTTGGACACGATTATTTTCATCACAGTGGCCTTTGCAGGGACCGGGGCTCCGCTGCTGAACCTGATGCTAGGCCAGATCATTCTAAAAATGCTGATCAGCCTCCTGCTGATTCCTCTGGTGCGCTGGGTGCGGACACAGGTTCCCAGCACGCCAGCTGACCTGACTGCTCAGCCATAA